The following are encoded together in the Buteo buteo chromosome 2, bButBut1.hap1.1, whole genome shotgun sequence genome:
- the LOC142027530 gene encoding uncharacterized protein LOC142027530 isoform X1, producing the protein MAWRAAAALQLLFGQLSLFPLGFSGAGAQGGPDFELQQPQDKVSVAAGETLTLTCTTSGTGPLGPVKWLKGWGNGNETVYDETGTFPRVTRVVSHSNTDFSIHIREFHPEDAGTYYCVKFNKMVSGVEVFRRGKGTVVSLHDRALVPSMVAAAVVLCFLLLLGLFVTLCMYRRKRRGEAESQCLARLAAMGSFLPIRLRCCAGTPGTPRSVPTTSSFCTPSNKIVDAETSHLPSQQSSKEDIHYADLQPLPAAPRHSRTPGAACSEYASIRVAAK; encoded by the exons ATGGCCTGGCGTGCCGCTGCGGCCCTTCAGCTCCTATTCGGCCAGCTCAGCCTCTTCCCGCTGGGGTTCTCGG GTGCGGGTGCCCAGGGGGGTCCGGACTTcgagctgcagcagccccaggacAAGGTGTCGGTGGCAGCGGGGGAGACCCTCACCCTGACCTGCACCACGTCTGGAACTGGTCCCCTCGGCCCCGTGAAGTGGCTGAAGGGCTGGGGCAATGGGAACGAGACCGTTTATGACGAGACGGGCACCTTCCCCCGTGTGACGCGGGTAGTGAGTCACTCCAACACAGACTTCAGCATCCACATCAGGGAATTTCACCCCGAGGATGCCGGCACCTATTACTGCGTGAAGTTCAACAAAATGGTGAGCGGTGTGGAGGTGTTTCGGCGTGGGAAGGGCACGGTGGTGTCCCTGCATG ATAGAGCCCTGGTTCCCAGCATGGTGGCTGCAGCTGTAGtgctctgcttcctcctcctccttggccTCTTTGTCACCCTTTGCATGTACAGGAGGAAGCGCAGAGGCGAGGCAGAGAGCCAGTGcctggccaggctggcagccatGGGCAGCTTCTTGCCCATCCGTCTGCGGTGCTGTGCAGGGACCCCCGGCACCCCCAGGTCCGTACCCACCACCTCTTCCTTCTGCACACCAAG caacaAAATCGTGGATGCAGAGACCTCACATCTGCCCAGCCAG caaagcagcaaggaGGACATCCACTATGCCGAtctccagcccctgcccgcagccccgcggCACAGCAGGACCCCCGGCGCAGCCTGCTCTGAGTACGCCAGCATCAGGGTAGCTGCCAAGTGA
- the LOC142027530 gene encoding uncharacterized protein LOC142027530 isoform X2: MAWRAAAALQLLFGQLSLFPLGFSGAGAQGGPDFELQQPQDKVSVAAGETLTLTCTTSGTGPLGPVKWLKGWGNGNETVYDETGTFPRVTRVVSHSNTDFSIHIREFHPEDAGTYYCVKFNKMVSGVEVFRRGKGTVVSLHDRALVPSMVAAAVVLCFLLLLGLFVTLCMYRRKRRGEAESQCLARLAAMGSFLPIRLRCCAGTPGTPSNKIVDAETSHLPSQQSSKEDIHYADLQPLPAAPRHSRTPGAACSEYASIRVAAK; the protein is encoded by the exons ATGGCCTGGCGTGCCGCTGCGGCCCTTCAGCTCCTATTCGGCCAGCTCAGCCTCTTCCCGCTGGGGTTCTCGG GTGCGGGTGCCCAGGGGGGTCCGGACTTcgagctgcagcagccccaggacAAGGTGTCGGTGGCAGCGGGGGAGACCCTCACCCTGACCTGCACCACGTCTGGAACTGGTCCCCTCGGCCCCGTGAAGTGGCTGAAGGGCTGGGGCAATGGGAACGAGACCGTTTATGACGAGACGGGCACCTTCCCCCGTGTGACGCGGGTAGTGAGTCACTCCAACACAGACTTCAGCATCCACATCAGGGAATTTCACCCCGAGGATGCCGGCACCTATTACTGCGTGAAGTTCAACAAAATGGTGAGCGGTGTGGAGGTGTTTCGGCGTGGGAAGGGCACGGTGGTGTCCCTGCATG ATAGAGCCCTGGTTCCCAGCATGGTGGCTGCAGCTGTAGtgctctgcttcctcctcctccttggccTCTTTGTCACCCTTTGCATGTACAGGAGGAAGCGCAGAGGCGAGGCAGAGAGCCAGTGcctggccaggctggcagccatGGGCAGCTTCTTGCCCATCCGTCTGCGGTGCTGTGCAGGGACCCCCGGCACCCCCAG caacaAAATCGTGGATGCAGAGACCTCACATCTGCCCAGCCAG caaagcagcaaggaGGACATCCACTATGCCGAtctccagcccctgcccgcagccccgcggCACAGCAGGACCCCCGGCGCAGCCTGCTCTGAGTACGCCAGCATCAGGGTAGCTGCCAAGTGA